Sequence from the Mugil cephalus isolate CIBA_MC_2020 chromosome 20, CIBA_Mcephalus_1.1, whole genome shotgun sequence genome:
CACTTTGAGCATTACAGAGGAAATCTTGACATGAAATTGATGCACGGAACAACGAAAggaaaagacatttttgaaAACGTCTATCAATGCACACTTTGTTGATAAGCGCACTTCACACCGAGTTCTCTCGCCGCTTTGGAGACTTTGAAGCACAAAATAGGAATTTCGAGCTGTTTTGCAACCTATTTGCCATTGACATGGAACCTTCACCTGTACAGATTCAGATGGAGCTGATAGAGCTGCAGTGTAATGGGACACTAAATGCAAAGTACGACACTGAAGGGCCCGCACAGTTTATTCGCTCTGTTCTTGAAGCAATGTCTCAGCTCCGCCTACATGCGGCTCAAACCTTGTGCATGTTTGGTAGCGCATATCTGTGCGAAAAAAACGAAACTCAGTGATTAAGATTAACGAAACAGCACACAGGAGTCATCTCACTGATGGGGgtctgtttcacaaagcaggttcaacaaactcaacaacaacTACTCTGAGATAGAAAACTCTGCGTTTCCGGTTTCAGAACAGTGGATTTGAGTTAGTTTAATCAACTCGGAGTAGTTTCACCCAGAGTTAAGCGCATGCGCCACAACTCTAAAAAGCCAGCGTCAATGGAGCACCAATTTGACGAGTCAACATGACAACAGGGAAGCAGAGGTCTACGGTTTTCACCAACCTCAAAGTGGAAATCTTAATACGCTCATACGAGTTTCAACACGTTTTTAGAAGTGCAACACTGCTGCAActgcaaaagagagggagacggtGTGGGAGAACATTGCTACTCGGGTCATTGTGTAAGTTTAAATGTGTCAGGTGAGGAaagttgaggtgaggacccagacgAAGGACTAATGATGAGGcaggaagttcaaacaaaagaagtatttaataatctaacaaaaggcgctgcaaggcaggaaaaaaacaaatccaaaaatcaaGGAATCATGACGTGGCATGGAAAAGGAACAGGGCAAGGAAAACCAAGAacgaggaaacatggaacatggcgtGAAGACATGAAGCTAAAATTaacgacgcgacaaggaacaaagggaaaggcagggctatatatacacaagagggctcagggctgacaagacacaggtgagacgcatgaggacaatcaacgcaggtgagacaaattaacaatcaagagacaaagaggcacaagacaggaaatccggaacttaacaaaataaagcagaacacacaacaggacacagacagacatgacaaaaccacaaggaaacacgatggacaggaaactaggaaacatgacaaaataaaacaggaaacttcaaaacatgatcacaaaataaaagacagacatagaaccttgacaaaATGTAGTCCTTTGCAATTACAATAATATTACAGGGGAAAGCTGCTTGAATGGTagcctattcatttatttcataggtGCAATTCCACGGATGAGAAGTGCACTTGGAGGcagcttaagatgaaatataaaaacattgttcaaacaggtAAGACCTTGGCATGGAGGGACCTTattttgatcatgttttacactgtaaaataaatattaagtgGCTATTGgactgtgcagttgttttatccccaacataatgctgttttacacacataaataccttctcatctatatcatgttctgttaaataattaagcctgtttaaactaacacagactTCTACTCATCCAACAGAAAGAAGGCAGATGCCCGTAAAGCGGGTGGTGGTACAGCAACCTGGAGGGAGCTTATCCTCTAAGTCCACTATCCAAGTGCCTTTATAAAATGCAATAGGcctatatatatctttttttttaagcctattcataaaaatatgtacttgttttttatgtcttttttttcttttgtcccaacagattctgtctatttattcaaatatgtaTTGGAATATAGGAATTCATGCGCATGGACCTTCTGTTCAGTCAACCTTGGCCAACGTCCtagaaaaggatgattttcagtagtttcacaccattataacagtttcaacaaaatgaatatgattggttggctacaggtggggaggagtcgtggtttagacttaactctcccatcgtTGGTGGACGGGTCGGTCCCGGCCCTTGACCACTcaggtcctccaatcccctgggacagcgccctagaaagaagaagaagtccttCCTACCTATTCCTCCCTGACATAGACCTCACATGCTCTGTTCCATGCTCATCCTGTGACTCcctcctttgcaacttttatcacttcagaacagcttattgttctctattttgtctctcagacTCGCTATGTTTCCTTCTTGTTCTGTCCTAGTCAGCTGATTGCTACTTTCTCTATGTATCAATCCTACGCAAGTAAACTTAAATGGGGTTGATGCTCTTGACCCTCCCTTATCTAGGACTgcattctttatttgattatatgaatgttaattatgttaatattcacGCTTCTAAATACAACGTAGAGAATCTCAACTGATTATCACACATctagacaaaaatcaaaaaataattctaacagCAGTAATGCACCTTCATCCACGGGGTCGTTGTCATAAGGACACGCCATGTTCTTGAAAAAGTCTCATGAAACTCACttctgactgaatgaatgaaaggggAAATCAAATGGCGTGTGTGTCTGAAAGAGGGcggaaacagagagaaactcgaGGTTCATTGAGATAAACCTGGTCCCAACCAGGTTAGGTTCATAGAGTCTGTTACTTTGGTAGCTGATTGAAAGCTTAAgttacctccctttgtgaaacAGGCTTGAGTTACCCcgctttctctggtttgagttacctccctttgtgaaactccctcatttcagggttaaCAGGGTGTTTATTTCTTCCTGTAAAAGGAAGGGGTTCCGCGACTGTAATATCCCATTGAAACGGGGTGGGCTCGTAGCAAACTGGAGCCTGTAGATCTTGGTTACTGTTTTTATCACCCAGTCTGTTGCCCCGCATGCTTGCCACTGTTTGGCGTGAGCAGCCAGCGGACCCAAGAACGGTCTCACCGTAGCACTGGGCTGAATGAGCTGCGCGGCTACGGCGCTTATTCTGCCCGCTACAGCCGCTGAGCCGACCTGCTTCCGCAAGAGTGGAGTCATGGCACTCAATGTTTGAGGGGAAGAACactagtgtgtgtttgtgcattggTGTATGCTTAGACACTGGTGTGTACTTGTGGGACATAACTGCGGCTCCACAGAGCTTGTTGCAGGTCcaatcttcctcctctttgttctctTGTGAACCGAGAACACCGACGTAACCTCTGCATGTCTTTTGTAGGGACTGGAACATGCCCTTTGCAACATGTCTAGGAATAGTACCTCTCTGGAGGGAGACGAAGTGGGCATCTGGCTGAGCCCGCTCTCCCTCTCCAACGGCCTAGGTAGCACGGCGCTTCTTCTTGGTTCCAGCGGTGGCTGTCGGGGCGGCTTGGTCCCCGTGCCTCACAGTGGGAGCAAAAGGTTTCTTTCCCCACGCACCCTTGAACTCCACCTGTTTGTCATGGCCTCGGCCGCCCGTCCGTGGTTGTGGCAGACATTTGGGGATGCAGTAAGCTGGTTGAGCCACAGCTTGTGCAAACGTCGGGCGGGGTGCGGTAGGTGGAGGTTTGTGAGGTTTATTTGTGAGGTTTAGCCACTTAGCTCTCTCCTGGGATACCATAAGGCCCATGCCAGAGGCTTGGACGGCGCACGTGTGCAGATGTAGGCAGAGATCAGTCACGACGCACACTTCTTCCCACAGGGCTGGAGTGGGTGAGGTAGCCATATCATCCTGTAGCTTATAGTTACCATAAAATTTACAGTAACTTACTGGCAACAATTATACAGgattttactgtaaatatgttttacaatTAAATACTGTGATTTCAGTAGTTGTTACAGTATGTGttgaactgtaaaataaatcacaaaatactgtgatTTAAATTGTTCCTAAAGTGCTGGTTTATTAACTgtacaaatgaaaacagttaaGCACTGTTGTTTTACAATGTTATTGTTTATGGCAATACAGTATTAATGGTAGGTAATATTGTACAGTGAGAATATGAATTTACAGTGGCCAATTTTAATACTTCACTATGTTTTAATATTACCCATCAACAAGAGAATTGACCCATAttctaaaacatttaaagtaactacagaaaagaagaaaattgttgactcaattatttatttaatacatttggGGAAACAGGAACACTTtatgggtggagtttgcatgttttccctgtgtctatgtgggttttctctgggtactctggtttcctcccacctccaaagacatgcttgttaggctaactggtgactctaaattgaccataggtgtgagtgttaGTGTGAATGATttgattgtctctgtgttagccctgcgacagactggcgacctgttTCCACTGTCGGCAGTGGAgacgtcctctgtcctctgacaacATTTCAGCCACCATGGATTGGCACCATGGATATTTTCTTGCTCTGGGAACATATTGAGAAGACACCGTTCCATTGATAACCATCATTCAAACTTGTTGTCATTGGTTGTATCCATGTTCCTTAAAAAAAGACTTCACCACCATAATAGATACGTAGGCGCCGGATTGAGCGGGTTGGTCTGTTGCTGCGATACGTCAACGCGTCTGTCATATTAGATGTGTCAAATCTGCCCCGTAAACTAATAAAAGGCAATAGACTGAACTTCACAAGGCGCCTCTCTACAAAGTACTTTAAGTTAATGCCTCTTATTCAccaattcacacacacactaatacattTGGGAAACCAATAGTaatgaaattattatattattattataaatttaattttaattatttattttttaattgttattaattattattaaaataaattattttaatttcaaatcaaATAGTCCTGCATACATATCATTGTATTTGATGGTAGACAACAGTTAACCACGTAAGCCAAGCTTTTACAAATACGTATTAGCCCATTTTTACCAAAAATACCCTATGCCATAACATGTCATGGGGACTCAAATGGCACCGAATAGTCGGAATGACccatattatattttagtttgttctgccgctggagaagaggacatctcaaaagcagacagagacacagtctCATCCTCCCACATTTCCTGATGTGCTTGGAGACACACCACAAGTCACcgcaccacaccacaccacaccacaccgcACCATCAGATGGCGGAAGATGGCCAGGATGATGGCCCTAAAACACATACTGGGTCAACATACTAGCTGGGTGACGGTAtgaaggaagcatagtcttacccggcccacggaGCTGCACCAACCGCTTCATGTttctaacagattttccccactcggcgacacacccgCTAAGAAGCTAACTCTGGTAATTGGTGACTCTATTTTGCGGAAagtgaagttagagaaaccagtgaccatagttagatgcattccaggggccagtGCGGGTGACAACCAATCTTAtctgaaactgctggctaaggctaagtatggtatgattgttattcacgtcggcagtaatgaccaacacTTACGCCAATcagaggtcactaaacttaatgttgaaacggtgtgtaagtttgctaaaactatgttggactccgtagttttctctggtcccctgcccaatctgaccagtgacgatatgtatagtcgcatgtcgtcattccaccgctggttatctaggtggtgtccagccaacgacgtggcctacgttgataattggaactctttctggggaaagcctggtctgattagaccagatggcgggtgcttctcttatctttAGGAATATGGCCGATTTTATTAAActcccaaaaccatgacaacccagagttcaacccaggaggcagagttgcagtcttacacgcctctctgccgcttctctagtgctgtctcacacccataactccccaaacttcatagatgtgctgtctgctcccagattttttaaatggaaccTTTAACCtgtaattttctccttttaaactcagacaaaacagaagtcattgtatttggctctaaacatgtcagagattcattatctaatcacctggtttcgttggatggcattaccttggcgtCCAGTACTACTGtaaaaaaccttggtgttatatttgaccaggatatgtcctttaattctcacataaagcaggtgactaggactgctttctttcaccatctctaagtgcaggtctccttgtggttcctagagtttgtaaaagtagaatgggaggtagagccttcagctatcaggctcctctctcTATTATTAACCACAGACCCccttatctgtttctcctgttcttcttctctctctatcttctctgtttctacccagctggccttcggcagatgggtccctccatatgagttgggttctgctcaaggtttcttcctgttaaaagggagtttttccttgccactgtcgccctcaggctgctctggaggtttcaggctggcttttgtgaagcgtcttgagacgatttgtatttgtatttgtattggcgctatataaataaaactgaattgaactgaattgaattgaactgaactgaactgaactgaactgaacagaacagaacaccCCCACTGCGGCGGCGGCATGGAGAGGGGGTGAGTAGGGAGAGTGTATTTTTTGGGATTCAGGAAGTCTGAACAGTTGTTTGTGTCGTGGGCTACACCACATACCTGTCACAAAACAGAGCTTGTCTCGCTGGATCGTGGGGGCTATAACCATGGCTTATTTCATGGTGTTTCTGTGATAGACATATGTGCGGCGGTCAGCTGGGCGACGCCTCACACTTTCACAAGATTCTACAGGTTGGATGTCACGGCACCTACACTTTCGCAAAAGGTTTTGAGCGTGAGTTCAGAATCTCACACGTAACCGCCTTTGTGTGCCATAGTGAGATACCGAAACAAATATTGAAAGAGAACTTCTGGTTAAGGAATTAAGCCCGGTTCTCTGAAACATGAGTGAGGTATCTCACCAGACCACCCTCCTTACACATACGTAGACTGAGGGAAATGACGTTGCGTCAGGCTTTAAGGCAGGAGGAAGTCCCTCCTACCAGGAGCAGACGTCATATCTGTCTGCCAGTCTAGACTGGCTTAACGATATACAGCTTCTGGAGGACAGCGCGGGGGGCGTGTGCCATAGTGAGATACCTCGCTCATGTTTCAGAGAACCGGGCCTAATTCCTTAACCTAGAGTTCTGGAACCAGAAACTCTGAGTTTTGTAACTCAGAGTAGATCAACTCAGAGTttaggattagactcagagtttgttgaacctgctttgAAACGGACCCCAGGTCTCAGAGTGGCCAGATCAATCCACAGACACGAGCCCTATTGAAAATGTATGTATTAGAAGAATTACCATTCACAACACATCAAGAAAGtacatatacacatttataGTATATTCCTTCACAATAAGAAACAACACACATCTCAGATGAATATCCATGAGCCAATGCAGAAACATCAAACCTCCAGTATTTCCAAATCAGTGGgcatgaaatgtttttcataaCCTGAAGAAAAAGGTTCTTCCTCTGATGAGCTCCAACAAACATCCCTCTCCTCATCGGAGTCAAGCATTTTGCTGTACTCCTCTCTTCCATATCTGTGGTCTGTCCTGTCACACTCCCCTGCAACAACAGTCTCCCTCTGATCATCTTGGAAGTCCATCTGTGAGCACCCATCTCCCACCACTGGCTTAGTTAATTTGTCACACTCAAAGGACTGTGACTTCTTTTCCACAACTTCCACCAGAGAGATCTTGTGATGTGGTTCAAATATAGGGATACAAAGCCAAGCCAATGGCTCATTAATCTAAAATGAGAACCAAGAGAATGGGAGAACAGTTACCAGCATTGTAGGAAAATGAATCACTCAGGACCAATAATAAATTTTAATTCTCTTCTTAAATTGGGCCAGAGGCTCGCAGATGTCATATAATTTTGGTCAGTCTCACCTGGTGCTTCATCTGCCTGAAGATGCGGCTGTTGCGGGGATCTGGCACTttctcataaaaacacaaagaaggcaACAGTGGACagactttgttttcttcttggcAAGAGCTGGCGGGGACATAACAGcaaaaaatacatgaattaagttcacaaaaaagattttattaaataaagttcataagaatttcattatttttatttttttagtaatagtagtagtaaaacAATTCTGATGTACTACATCTATAATTCAGACATATAAGAATAGAATATTAGTAACAGAAggcaaaaggcatttaaaaaaggcaaataGACTTGTAGagttcagaactgaagaagctacttggatgagtggcgcaACATCTTTtcaaaattctacaagtccagttgtcttttttgaattaccatgacctggatgactgagaacattcacagacatcaGTAACAGAACTGGGTCAGAAACAAGTTTAAGATGATCATCTCACCtgagaaaaaacacataaaggCAAATCACAATAACCAGCATAAAAATTCCTGTCATGACTGGTATTAAGCGTgctgagaaaagagagaaaatataattaatgtgCCAGTATGAAAAATATGACTTGTTATACCTCGTATGACATTTCATAATACATTCTATCATGAGTTCAGTAAAGTTTTGGGTTGGTTGTTGTACCAAAATCTTCATGGTGCTTCGTTTTGAAGCTTATGGTATGATTAGCTCCAGCCCCGACTGCAGTCACTGCTTTTATCCACACTTCATACTCCTGGCCTGGAGTAAGGTGCAGTAGCTTAAAAGTCTGGTTTCCATGCTGAGGGGAGGCACTCACATTGTACACTAGGAGAGATACATAGtttgaaattagttttttttttttttttttaatcaaagcatTGATCAAGAAACATTTAAgcatgtcacaaaatggtcaatttATTTCACCAGTTTTAATTTGCAGATAAGTAGGTGGTACCTTTTTGTTTGCTTACTCCAATTTGGTAGTACAAGATAAGCCCAGTCTGATTGCAGAGGGGAATGGGCTCCCAAAACAGAGTCACTTCTGTAGTGGCAATAGAGGCCGCCTTAAATAATGGTACCTTGGAGGGAGCTGATTGAGAAAGAGGCACAAGGAATGCAATTTTATCTTCTCATTATCTTGAGGGGAGAAGAAATGTCAAAAGGACGAGCAATGCAGAAATACTGACCTCCTTGATGAGAATATCCTATAACTGATGACAGCTGATGGACTTCACCGTTGTGTGATACAGCAAACAGTGACACTTGGTATggtgtgtgatttttaaattgCCCTGGGCATGGGAACATATAGTAAGTTAAATAGCCATTCTGACAATAATTAGTTAAAATGCACTCTATGTGTACAAACTTGCTATGGAGAAGTTAAATATTCAAGTTCAACTTTTTTCAATGATTTATCAATAAGACGTGGCACTGTGAAGTACAATTAAGTTCAATGTTTAAAGTACATGTGCATCAGCAACTTATAAGTGAGATTTTCAAATATGTATACAAATCAGACAGACCTTGAAAAAATGCTGTTGTCAgacttttgtttagtttgagcCAATCAAACTCTTGGCTAGGTGGACACCCTGCTTGTTTGTATTGCACCACATATTCTGTCAGGTTGCCAGAAAGAGTGAGTGTGTCCCAGGACACGGTGAGGTTGCGTTCATTCATATCAAGGTGAATATCCTTTTCTTCAATACCTTAGAAAGAGACAACCACCAAACACTTTGTTAGTTTTGCTCACATCATGAAAAATGGCATACAAATGAAGCACTGACAATTAGATCTTATAAATGGGTACCATAAGAAAGCAATTATTCTAAAAGTTTTACCTAAttcattgcatttaaaaaaataaaaatatgtttctgaaTTACATTAAATTGCTAAATCTATGTTATAAAATCAATAACTGTATAAAACACAGTTATCataacaaatattttaaattaattggATGCAACAATCTTTATCCTTGGATGGGATACTTGGATATTTTAGAAAATTTTCGAGAAACCATTGATGGCCATGAAATCAGTTTTGTCATTATCCATCCATTCAGCATCTTTTACCAGTGATCATCGAGAGGGTTGTCATTGGGTGTCACCCTTGACAAGTAGGCGAGTGTTCACAAGGCTTACACAGAAAGGCatacaaccactcacactcccATGCAGACCTAGGGCcatgcatcatcatcatattttaCCAAATGTTGACAAAGTCTATTACCTGAAATA
This genomic interval carries:
- the il12rb2l gene encoding interleukin 12 receptor, beta 2a, like, translating into MATPSITWILSVLLSTLTNCCAAAGPCTPPSAKSQKVVVNTEDNSPRTTPSPPECYRPCEERQCSLHIQCIWDPRPDPNTPTKYSLHWEPANNEEGHSTSRNSSNGLILREHYFNEELHVWVQASNQHGSAKSQKVVVNTQDIIKPPPPKFSSSHQDPLEIHWSNACSELLGSSIGLCHIRHRTEENQDWLECTEEYYGSYTIDDPQPGTAYEFQVRCSCHRSLMSDWSEIHRIKSAELAPVGQVNVWRDCEMFTTSFDCFLTWKNLSISQARGVILGYNVSILYNNGTVELMDLSTTNQSRQFVCDKKKKCHLTSSLKNASSVTISAYSALGATVPSNILMPTTGIEEKDIHLDMNERNLTVSWDTLTLSGNLTEYVVQYKQAGCPPSQEFDWLKLNKSLTTAFFQGQFKNHTPYQVSLFAVSHNGEVHQLSSVIGYSHQGAPSKVPLFKAASIATTEVTLFWEPIPLCNQTGLILYYQIGVSKQKVYNVSASPQHGNQTFKLLHLTPGQEYEVWIKAVTAVGAGANHTISFKTKHHEDFARLIPVMTGIFMLVIVICLYVFFLSSCQEENKVCPLLPSLCFYEKVPDPRNSRIFRQMKHQINEPLAWLCIPIFEPHHKISLVEVVEKKSQSFECDKLTKPVVGDGCSQMDFQDDQRETVVAGECDRTDHRYGREEYSKMLDSDEERDVCWSSSEEEPFSSGYEKHFMPTDLEILEV